Genomic DNA from Hypomesus transpacificus isolate Combined female chromosome 19, fHypTra1, whole genome shotgun sequence:
GTAATGTAACAAATGTCACAAAGCTGTTTCAAGCTATCTATGCTTGCCCCCCACCcaacaggcacaaacacacctccccTGCAGGAAAACTCTCTCGTCTAAATGTGAGCAGGAAATCATAGAGTCAAACTCCTTTATAGACCTTCccgatcccacacacacacacacacacacacacacacacagtatggccATGTAGCAAACATGAGAGCAGTCTCTGCAGCAGTCAGACAGCCACCACATCAAGAGATGGGCAGACGGCGCCCCTTAAACAGACCTGCcgcagagaggggaagaggctgGAGTAAGCTGGAGGAGGTTAAGGGAGAATGGGGGAGGTTGGTGGAGCCTGGGGGGCatgggggaggttgggggggggggggggttacgggAGTAGGGAGGAGATTGGGAGGAGGTTAGAGGAGGATGAGATGTCTTGCCCTCTCTGGAGTTGTTCTGTCTGACGAGGTTCCGCTTGCCTTGGGGGAGGGAAATTAATTTGTAGACTGCACATACCTCCCTGAACACAAGTCACACAAGCATCCACACACAatctgctgaacacacacacacacacagacccctggACAATTTGAAATTAGAGTCTCCTTTGCACTGCGAATGGCCTGAGGCTTTAAAGACCAGTGCcctacaatcacacacactctctctcacacacagcagatgAACTCCCGTCTGGACAGCCTAATCGCTGGGAGCGGAAGTGGGTGGTCGAGAGGAGCCTGGGAGGCAGGATGCATGCTGGGAAGGTGTCCTGCCTCTCCTTGGACCTGTCCCACAGGACTGTTCTTTTCAACCAGGCATACCTGCACAGGGCtctgaaaaggagaaagagaagggacagaatgagcgagaagagagaaagacagaaagggagagcaggaaagagagagagaggactgcgTTGACACATAAAACCAGTGTTTCTCAGTTTTCAGATGTTTCATTGAGGCTTGGCTGCTTTGATATTTTAAGTAGGTATCACAACAAAGGCCCAACAAATGGCTGGAAAGGTAATTCAGAATATTAGGTCTGCTAATGGGCCTGGACCTGCATGGTCCGATCCCAGGGGGGGGTTAGGTTACTACGGAGGGGGGACACCCTTCACTCAGCTACCTCCACACTGGCTACCTGCAtgactcactctctttctctctctctttctctctctctctctctttctctctctctctctgtcgctctctctgtcgctctctctctctcctctctctctctctctctctctgtcgctctctctctctctaccctctctttcacacaggAGGACAAACACTCATACCAGAGCACTCTGTGAGATCACCTGTATAAATGAAATAACAGAAGTGCTACCATTGGCACGGTTCGTAACTTCTTAACTGTGAGTGTTATCTGTTAATACATGCTGCAAGATATAAATGACCAACTTATATGAACTGATATGTCCATGAACTTGGGATGTGACATCACAGATTGACTGGAAGGAAAAGCTCCAACAGGGATCACGTTTATTAAAGAATCACACTTCCTCCTGGCTTGGCATGTGGAGCTATGAAAAACCTTCTGCTTTTCATtatctagccccccccccctacacacacacacacacacactaaatacacagacacacacacactccactacaCTTACAGGCCcctacacacatgtaaacacacatgggcACAGACACTCACATGAACAAAGCACACATATTCTACTTCTTTGCACACAGTAGCTGTGCCTGTATCCCTGTGTTTGTATCTCTTTGTGTctgtagctgtgtgtttgtgtctgattctgtgtgtctctatttccatgtgtatgtctgttttcGAATATTTGTTGGGTATAcatctgtgtctgtgcctgtgcctgtgtcaatgtgtgcctgtgtcagtgtgtgtgtgtgtgtgtgtgtgtgtgtgtgtatgtggatgtgtatgtgtgtgtgtgtgtgtgtggggggtgtttgtatgtgtcaatgtgtgtctgtgtcagatgTTCAGGGTCTTATGTCTCCTAGACTGTTCTTCCAACCAAACAAACCGAGGGCAAGATAAACGGGACAGCCAATATCAAGATCCGGTTCAATCCCTCCTGAAACCGTAATCTCTACTATTTCTTTTGGGAGTATACAGTTGTAAGACGGTCCCACAAGCCACTTAATTGGTTCCCCTTCGGGGTTCTCTGAAAACCCAAAGGTTGAGCATGTGCACCATGATGCAAAGAGGCCTTGGCCTCCCTGCTATTTAAAGAAGGTCCAACAATACCTCAACTCTTCAGCAGCTCAAACATCTATTTTAGCCCTCTGccatttctcctcctcctccttctgctcacAGAGGCGGAGTCAGACATTGGGTGAACTGCTCTCTGCCTCATTCTGCCTCCAGAACACAGAGGCAGGGTCGGAGTCAGGGTGAAGGGCTCTCTGCCTCAGACCGGCTCTCTGTGTGCCCCATGTCAAGTGGTCTTACCAGACACAATACTCTCAGCCTCTCTGCATACCAGCCCACTCTGGTGGCAGCTCCGGATTCAGAGGTACAGAGGAtaagggtagtgtgtgtgtttggttctgtgtgtgtgtgtatgggtaggGGGTATAGGGGAAGAGCAGAAAAGGAATGGAGGTGGGCTAATGTACATGGAATGTACCTGGGAACATGTTTACATCCGTTTCCACAACTTCAGACCCCACACATATGTTCTGGACTCCAGAGTAAAACTCAAGAATCTAgggctcacacacatacttgtaacccccccccccagcctctaaccTCCAGCCCCCAGGTTCCAGCCCACTAGCCCCCCAGCTCTCAGCTTCAAACCCCCAGGCTTCAAACTCCGACCCCCTagcacccccagcctccagttTCAATGACACCTGTTCTCAGTGCTCACTAACAATCATGTCATTATTCATCAGACCAACAGGCAGCTTGGCAGTTCCGCCCCCAAACCCGCCTCTTTCCTCACCCTCGAATATATGCGACAAATCCACCACAACCACTGCAGGTTCTGTAAACACAGCAAACATCTTGTTGCATCACAGAGGCTGAGACTGAGATCTGTCCTTGTATTCTCAGTTGTTTTTTCCTCTAACTAATTTCACAGATTCTGGTGGTGTTACCGACCACCAGCTAATTAatgtactatgtgtgtgtgtgtgtgtgtgtgtgtgtgagggagagagagagagagagagagagagagagagagagagagatgtggcctCTTCACACACTCCCCCTCCTGTGTTTGTCTCAGAAGGATTAACGCTATTAACATAGCTTTGGCATGTCTCTAAGCATGTCTATAAGCGTGTCTCAAACCTTGTTTCTAAGTGTGTGTCTAAGCGTGCCTCAAAGCGtgtttctaagtgtgtgtgctgactgacATGTGTAAACAGAGCTCAGAGGAAAAGCACCATAAGGACAGATGTCTGTCAGCGGACCAATTAACTTACAGGGTGCCAGGACAATCTCTGTCCCAGCCAATGGAGGAaaggtttctctctctttctcattcaatAATGGAGCCAACTATTTCACTTCCTTCTTTTAAAcaatccattcatccattcattcatcAATCTTTCCAACTATTCTTCCGttcgtccatccatccatctttccTTCGTGACAGGACCCTTCTATATAGCTGGTTAAGTGTGTCAGTCCTCCCCTGTGTTTCTGATGGAGCTGTCCTGTGCAGGTCCATACAGATGGCAGTTTGAAGTTCTGTCTCCCATCCATCTACTTCCTGCTTTCTCATGCAGCGCCCCTGTGGTGGGGCCTGGCCCTAGTGTACTGGAGGTAAATAGGGGACATTGAGTTTCTAATTAAATGTTTTGTCACACTCTGCCATCTACCCCACCACCTTTTACTCACCACAacctgtccctctctcactccccctacTCCCTACctatccccccccacacactgttCCTAACCCCTATCCCCACTCCACCTacctgtctctacctctctcctccaagTCAGACTGGGCCAAAAAGACCCAATCACCCAAATCCTAAATGTTTTAGTTTACACTGCATCGGAAGATGTGTGAGGTTATCCATTCCTGGGTGGTTGGGTGTCATGGCAATGTTATGTGCCATGACAATCTCCCATGACAGCATCCTAAAATTTTAAATGTGCAATACTTTAATGACCATCATTTCTCTCCCACCATCCTCGtcctctgtccttcctccctcttccccccacccCAAGATTTGTACTGGCCTTGTGACTGCGGGGtgctgtgtgcatgtatgtgtgtgtgactgtgcatgtctatgtgtgcttgtgtttgtgtgtgtgcttgtgtgtgtgtgtgtgtgtacgtgtgcgtgtgtgtttcagccATTGATGGCCTCTAGAGTTACATCCCACCACAATCATCACCCTGTTAGGAGGTGCAGGGCTCTGCTGAGGTACCTGAGACCTGCAGCTAACAATCAAAGGACTGGAGAAGCATAGGACAAGCCTATCTTGttacagagagaaaggaaagagagagggacagggtgagagagagtgtgtgtgtgtgtgtatgtgagagaaaaagagagagagagattgtgacaGTGAGAGAGCTTCCTGTCAGAGTTTAATCAGGCTGTACTCACAGTACCCACTGTGTATCTACGCATGTGAATGagtttgtgtacgtgtgaatacgtgtgtgtaggtgtgtttgtctaagcatgtgtatttgtgtgtttccttatgtatgtgcatgtatgtttgtgtaaatgTTAGTGTTAGTATGTGGTTGTAAATGTAACTGTGTgtaactatgtgtgtgtatatgtgtgtgtgtgtgtgtttttgtgtgtgtctatgtgtgacaGGAAGGTGTTGGAAGGTGAATCCTCAGCCCTGCAGCTAGCTGTGGTTTCTACATCCTCCTGCTCATATGTCCTGCTGTTCTGTATGGAGAGAGAAACTGAAGGCTGACTCTGTTTCCCATCCTGCATTTATTATTGTGTATCTTACTGTATCAGTGTTTGCAGGTAACATGTGACTCGTAGATACATGTACTGTAGTCTCCAGTAAACTGGAGAACTAACTAACAATTTTAAAATATTATGACTGTAAGAGAAGATTTGGAATCAGTAGTGTAAACAAATCCCTAGAAACAATTGTGATTCTGTTTTGTGTTCCACACAGttagccatccagccagccagccagccagccagccagccatccagtcactcactcagtcaGTCACCCAGCTAGACCCAGGGTGAAGGGTTAACATCTCTGGCCCGGGTGGGCCCGCTGGTTAGAAAGGGCCTCGGTCTGAGAGTCCAAGAGTAGCCAATTTGTTTTCCGTGTGTTGGAACAGTACGGGAGTTCTGCTGGCTCTGATGGGCAGGTGAGATCAAAGCCACGGGGACAAAGGAAGCTCAGCAGAGATTTGTTAGGGGAGGGCTGTGGCCCCGACAGGCCCTCTGATCAGGTCCTCTCTATAGAAACCTGCCATGAGaaaaagtacagcagaaagGGCTCAAAGGTCAGTATGATTGGTCTGGATTATTAGCCCCTCCCCTTGCCTagtcgggggggtggggggtgggggtggttgaAAAGGACTGGTGGCTCCTAACCTTTGTCGTGGCAGAAAAGAAGCCTATTGTGAGACCGTTTGTCGGAATTTGGGGTCAATTAAAAAAGAAGCCTTGAAATTTCCTGGGTTTAAAATCAgaaaggggaaaaaaggagATAGAAGAAGAAGGTGGGTAGTAGGAGTAGGAGATCCTACTTCTGAGGTTTAGGTGAAGAACCAGTTGTAAAAAATGACTAATGCGAGTACTGTGTATAAGGGTCAGTGTAACATGTTATCACTTTATGAGAAGGTCAGCTGTGCACCCTGAACAATACACTTAATTAAGGACTTTAATAACCAGTTTTACAATTGAGATGTCTTATTTTTCACCTctttagatatatatatatatatatatatatatatatatatatatatatatatatatatatactattttGTCATATTTCCGTCATGAAAGCTACTTGGAATTCCCATTCAAAACTAAGTGGAAGTGTCTTAATAAAGTAGAGTGTGCAGGTGGGTGGGTACAGGTATGTGGGTCGTAAATAGGGAGCAAGCAGGTAGGTTGGGGGTGAGGTAACTGTAATTGTGAGAGATTTGTAGCAGGCTCCGTGCCAACCTCTATAACATTCCTAGTCTGTCTTGGGTTTTATCAAAGTTTTATCACATAGAATAGTCAAACCACTTGGCCTCTCATTAGCAAGGCTTCTCAAGAATGATTTCAGCAACAAGCATTCAGAATCTCACCCCCCCACCAACCCCACACacgtgctgtgtgtatgtgcatgtgcatgtgtgtgtgtgtgtgtgtatatgtaaaagagggagagagagagagagagagagagagagagtgagtgagtgagtgagtgagtgagagagagagagagagagagagagagagagagagagagagagagagagagagagagaggggggggggggtagcatatgtgtgtgtacagggtgcATACATCGGGTTGCTGCAGTGATCATTACTGCGACGCTCTGTGGGCGTCTGGAGATCTAATTAAAATAGTTTGAGAGCGCAACAGCAGCCCACATCTGAGCTCCCACCCTATGCCAAAATCAAACCACATGAATATCTTCTCTTTTGAACTGGTCACCAGAACAACGTATGATGTAAATGGTCTGGCTAGTGTGTTCCCGGGGCCTCTCTCCTGTTTCTCGTGACCAGCTAGGAGAGTGACACGCTACCTCCGTGATGTATGGGAGGGGAAGACAAATTAACGGTACTTTCCTCCCGGGGATTCTCAGGCCCGGTCTCGATAGCATGCACTGGAGCGGCGCCAAAGGGCAGAGATATTTGTAGATGATGGTGCTAATTACGAGAAGGGTAACCATAATGCGATCAAGATGGAAGCAATTTAGGCAGTAGTCATTTGAGTGTTGCTCTTCCGCCCGCCTGCAACATAGTCGAAGCCTTGATATGGGGAATTTCACCGTCTGGGAGTCAACATGCCTTACAGTTTCCACCGAGTAAGAAGGGCGCGCTTTAGGGAGAAGGCGGCAGTGCAAGGCGGCACctagacattttttaaagatCAATAACTGCActtcatatttttttataaataagAAATACACTCTTTCAAATAGTAAAACTAGGCTAATAGTCTACTTTGAACAGGTCGGAATTCAACACGTTGGATTGGAAACGAGGGTAGAGGGACCTGACTGGACCACAGAGCAATCAGATCAGTTTTATTCCCACCGTCCTCTATGCCCTCCCCGCGCGCTCGTGAGTAGGTCTGGAGATGCTCTTTATCACTTCCGCGCGCCACTACTCTGGCTGGTCTTGTTGCGCAAGGTGCTCAGCAGGAGAATTTTGGCAAATTACAAATCATCCAAACTTGATAATCAACCTTAAAGAATAATAACGACTTTGATTCGAAATGGTGGGCGGTGGGCATCTGCTAAGATAAATAAGACACATGCTATTCACTTCCAACAGGCTATAGGCCCCTGGAACCACAAAAGGTAgccaaaatgtttttatttccatTCATATAGGCTAACATTATTTCGGTAGGCCAGAGTAAGATAGAATCTGGTTACAATGGACATATTGAGACCAGACCTGCCACAAAGGGGCTGGAATGCGCCAAAGTGTTTGATCTATGATTCCTTCAATTGGATAACGAATGTGttacttattattattaacagtGCAATTTAACACATAACATGCACATAATTCTTACATAATTTTGTGTAAATAAAAAATCGTGTATTTTATATCGGGTCATTTTCATATTTGCGTTTAGCTATAATATATTACCTTCACCTGTCCAACTGCTCTGATAGCCTAATGCCCGTCAAAGGCAGCGTGTATAATTTGGGTTGTATAATTGGTCTTTGGGACGTTTCAAAAGAGGAGTTCAGAGGAGAACCCTGCCCTCAGATGGCTCGCTCTTTGTGATGCGGTGTTCCGCAGTTCCCAGTGTGTGTAGCACTGTGTAATTTCATCCACGCCGCACTCTCTTGGTTCACACAAGCCAGATACCTTgttgcctccccctctcctttgtaTCAATTGGTTGGGGTTCAGCCTATTGTCGCTGCGAGCTTCTTTTATATCTGTGCACACTGTCGATCAGCGAAATCTCACGATAGTCTCCAGCCTCCCAGCCGGATCCACAAGTTCTTAGACCACCGTGGGCAAACCAGAGGACCTATGACACCTACAGGGACAGACCCACGCTGCTGTCACAGCGCTGCCCCCCACAGATGACCACAAATTTATACCGGACAAACGGATGGCAGCGGGACAACTGGCAAATGTTTTGTGTACAGGATCATAGCGTTTTTCCAAGGCGGTGGAGAACAACAAGTCTTTAATGGGACCCCAAGTGCCTCATCTCCCTTTTCTCGCACGAATCTTCTCACACCTGGCCATGCCACAATGGTTATAATACAGCTTCTTCTGTTGCTCAGTTTCCTGGACCAAAGTGAACAGGATTTTCTGTCTGCTCGGCTTGGACGGATCCCTAGAGCCCCCTGCGCCCGGGGCCAGCCGTGTGACCCGAGACAACGGCGCGATGCAGGGGGACGCGGCGGAGTGTACGAGCACCTCGGGGGAGCGCCGAGACGCAGAAAGCTTTACTGTGCCACTAAGTACCATTTACAAATACACCCAAATGGGAAAATAGACGGCTCGCTTGAGGAAAACAACCCCTATAGTAAGTTGTCTATGTATTTTCCTATGTCACTGATGTTTTTGTTCCCACTGAAATAATACATTTAGCCTAGTCTACAgcagaaaaactgaaaaaaggCAATACGTTCAATTTGAACAAAGTTCCGGCATGGTTTTAACAATATCTTTATTCAATTATTTTGCTTCAGCCCAGACAGCCTAACTAGGACTGAACATAAAATGAAGACAACATCAGTGGTTTATTGGCATGTGTTATTAGTGTTTGTATAGCTTCCCCCAACCGGGAGTTTCTTCGCTGACCTTCAGATGTGTTTGTGGCGAAGTGGTAAACGCTGGTTTAAAATAGGTCAAGCACGTTCTATATTAAACACTGTTATGGAGTTGAGACTGTATCATAGGCCCAGGTGCTCTGCTACGCAAAGCAAAATTTTTCAAAATCTTGTTTGTCTCTCAACACTACTTTCAAACATTTATTGTCTAGCTGTAAAAGTTTTTAGCCAATTTTGAACcgggttttctttttttgtgtaaTGTTCAAATAGTTTTCCGTGTATTGTGGCCCGGAATCTGACACTGTTGATCAGTGATCATTAACTCTCTTCACAGTCAATTCCCCGACTGAAGAGCGTCTGTTGGCCCAACGTAAACATGGCGAAAAGCCTAATTTCCATATGAGCATCAGAATTAACAGGCGGGAGGACACAATAGCAGCTCATAACGGATGTTTCCTGTAATCAAGGCCGATTAGGAAATCCGGACCTCGGGACAGTCTGCAGACAAATCACTCACAGCAAATACTCACAGCAAATACACATTGCATAGGCTATATCAATACTATAGTAGACCTATTTAAAAAGCCTgcttttaatttatttaaactAATTGTGCAGAGCTTTGCTTTCATTTCTGATGGCATTGCAAAAAGAACAAACCCATCGTTAATTTTCCCTTAGGCCTAAACCTTTGAACTAGCGGCTGTTTACTCGAACAAAAAGACAATTAAACAGCATAAAAAGTGTGGTCTGTACCCAAAGTTTGTTGTCAGTTGATTCCCTGACTTTTTTGTATTTACGGGAAAGAACATATTGCCATGTGCCAAACAGGCTGTGTTTAGTCGTGACGCAATTGATGCCATTAATAAGGATCAAAGTAGGCTAGTATAATATAATAACGACGATGGTGTGGCCGTTTTTTTTTGCCAGGCATTATGGAAATCACGGCGGTAGATGTGGGAGTGGTCGCCATCAAAGGGATATTCTCGGGTCGATATCTGGCCATGAACAGTAAAGGACGCCTTTTTGCATCGGTAAGTGTTGCGTCACACATCTGCCAATGTCAGCAGGGCGAGATATGATGTAGCCTCTGTAGAAGTTCGGGTGACACACAGCTAGGCCTACTTGATTCCATTGGGCTATTGTTTCACCTTGCATTACAATCATAGAGTGTTGTAGAGATTTCTCCGCTCTCCTTATCTGATATGAGGCTTGTGTAACAGAAGCCATTGCGGCTGCACAGTGAAAAGCCAACCCTCTGGGGTTTACCCCTTGAGTTTCAATCTTAATAAACCAATAGAATCTggatgtgtcagagagagaaggatactGAAGAGAACGTAAAAAATGAAATAACACAACCAGGGACTCTCTGTGACTGACCATCTCCTCCTTGTTTCATCCCAGGATGTGTTCAACCAGGAGTGTGAGTTTGTGGAGAGGATCCATGAACTTGGCTATAACACGTATGCCTCTCGCCACCACTCCACCGTCCAACCAGCCGTAGGCGGGGGAGGGGCCAAACGTCGGGCCAGCGCCCAAAGGCATTGGTACGTGTCAATCAATGGCAAGGGCCGGCCACGAAGGGGTTTCAAGACTCGCAGCACAGACAAGGCCTCGCTATTCCTTCCCCGTGTACTGGGCAACAAGGACCATGACGTGGTGAGGAGGCTGAGAGAAAGCCAGAGGGACCCAGCCAATCAGGCAGGGCCGGAGGGACATAGGCCCCAAACCCAGGCTGGACAGCAGGGCCATCGGTCTCAGACCCAGGCTGGCCAGCAGGGCCATCGGTCCCAGACCCAGGCTGGACAGCAAGGGCCCTCTAGGCGCCGTGGGGAGCGGAGAAGGAGGCGAGACCGTGGCAGGAAGGGCCAGACCAGGAAGCCAGAtgactgacccttgacccctgaaATTCCCAATCAACCCTAGAAGGCAGCGTCTCTCGACACATACAGAACAGAAGAACAAATCACAGACCTGACAACATGTGTGCCTCTCCAGCAAGGGCACATATCTTGGACCTGAGGTGTCAGCTAAGTGCATCTGATGGACAAGGATTGAACACAGGTCTTGAATTGAGACAGGAACACAAAGAGTGCTGCAGCAGACTTGGCTCCAACCACTGTACAGAGCTGGTCTAGAGGCATGTAGCAGACTGGTCTACAACCAGACGGACAAAGTCCTAACAGTCAGAGCTCAGGCCTGTGGTTAAGGTTCCTCTGACAGTGACACAAAGACACTTTGATGTGACGCCTGGTGTTTGTTTTGTACATAGAAACTACTATGATGGGGACCAAAGTCAACACTGCTGGAAtttgtctccctcttctctctgtcacctGGAAAAGGATGAGAAGCTATCCAATTTCAGTTGATATTTCTACAGACATACCAGTCATGTACATATATGTTTTTACAGTTACTTTGAAATCATGTTTCATATATCAACAGTTTAAACATGTTCAGTGATTTTGAGTAAGATCTGGACATCCAATAAGTGCTTACCAATAACAAACATTATGAGCTGAAAGATGGAAAAGGTTATTGAAGAGTTGTACAACATAGAAAAGCACTTTGTCCGATGATCGTGACTCATGATAGGAACAAGAGAGATACAACATGGGAAACAGACATGTTTGTGAACTTGTGGTGTGATAGTCTACTGTCTGAGGAGTACCTGTATATTTACTAATGATATGaatatttatttgttgttgttttttaagttATTGATGAAATTCTACATGAGCGATGAGAATGTTAATGTTGCGTAGTATTCACTCACCAGTTAAACTCTGGTTATTGTTACTTGTTACTACTGAGGCcactgggctgggctgaggagTTACAAATCACTTTATGTTGCTGACTGATTCACATAGAACAAAGTGGAGAACATATATAAAGCTTACTTACCTGACTtttctctgtgtgagtgtgtatttgagCACTAGTTATCAGTTACTACCAAATCCTCCAACTGTTCTCCCACCGTGTCCTCTTCTTCTGTCCGGTCCGTCTCATCCGTCCTGTACTGAGGAAACAGGAGATTTTAGTTGACCTCATCCCCCTGGAACACAATCACCTGTTACTGTTCAGTAGCAGTGAATACTGAAGCAGAATGAGCCGTGGTGACACCGCTGACCAACAGGCCCACGCTGCTGAAGGCAGGGAACACACAGTGATGTCTCTGACCAGAACAGACATCTCCCTCGGTTGATGTGCTTTTGTCCCTGTTCCTGGTGTACTCATTCATTTCCATGTGCCTCATAAAATACAGAAGATGGCGAGGATGGTATCACAGCAACATATTATGTTTTATGTGATTCATATTCTATTTGTTTCCTCATATTTCTTTATACTTCCAACCAATTAAATCCATGTCGTTTTTGAGACTTAAGGGAGAGCAAAGGCAGGCCACCATGGCATAGCTGTATTGCGGTTGTCTATAGGAAGATATAAAGCTCTGATATTCTATACCTCCAGGGCCTGAATGCTTCCTGGGAGCCACAATGGGTCGTCCCGGGGGATACCTGGGAAGCGGTGTCGCctgaaactttttttctttttctaaaaCACGACCAAAGCCTCGGATCCAATAAACAAAACCTAACCTGCTGAAAAAGAAACTGTGTCGCTTATATTACTCAACAGAAATGCGGGAGTTCAGATAAGtagaagtaggcctacttgaatTCTAGCTTTTGTATTCCGGCTCCCATATTTTCAACTATCAGCTGCATCTCTTCCTAATACGATCAGATCGGTCCAGCACTGCCCATAGCAAGCCGTTAACCGGCGACCTAGATGGAAGGTTATCTGACTGACAATAAAACCGACATTCAGATGCAACATCCGCTGTTGATTGAAGTTACCGATAACATTCCCCTGGAGAGTTTGTTGAGAATTATTACGTGATTAACCCATCACCATGACCTCTTCATTTCACAGATGGGTGGATCATTTTTTATCTCATGTCAATGTTATGTCTGCTgcgatttttgttgttgttgcatgaGACAGGAACTTCAAGCCTACACATAATTGATGAGCCTATATTGATTCCGTTGCCGACTGATTTGTAGATAAGGCCTACAGTTTTTTTATAACGAGGGCAAAATATATTTGAACTTAATTCATCGTTGGTCCACAATTCAATGATA
This window encodes:
- the fgf3 gene encoding fibroblast growth factor 3 is translated as MVIIQLLLLLSFLDQSEQDFLSARLGRIPRAPCARGQPCDPRQRRDAGGRGGVYEHLGGAPRRRKLYCATKYHLQIHPNGKIDGSLEENNPYSIMEITAVDVGVVAIKGIFSGRYLAMNSKGRLFASDVFNQECEFVERIHELGYNTYASRHHSTVQPAVGGGGAKRRASAQRHWYVSINGKGRPRRGFKTRSTDKASLFLPRVLGNKDHDVVRRLRESQRDPANQAGPEGHRPQTQAGQQGHRSQTQAGQQGHRSQTQAGQQGPSRRRGERRRRRDRGRKGQTRKPDD